The genomic stretch GCTCCACTTCTAGTTTGTAGTTTTACAGTCTGTCATTTATACAAGAATCTACTTCGAGGATCAGATCTTGCTAACTTGGGCAACTTTCATGCAGGCTCACATTCCTACATCTACGGAAATGCATCCCCATCTAACCCTACACAGGCATCCTATGTGTGCTGAGGTATCTTTGTCCTGACCTCTGGCTCTATCTGAAGCTTTGTCATTCCAAGTGTATATTTTCACAGAAGTTCCCAGATTATAAAATTTAATGTCCTTGTTGCCCAGATTATCGAAGAATTCCAGAAGTGCCATGTGGATCACCCCATCAAAAAATTCTTTGGTGAATGCACAGATCTTAAGATTAAGCTTGATCGGTGCTTCCGGCAGGAGGTAAGCAACCTTTTGCCAAGTTAGAGTCGTTGCtataatttatttattttgttctCTATCATAATTTGTAGGAGTTGTTTCTCTCCCTAAATGTGCTACTCTCCTTGTGAAACTCAGAAAGCTGTGAAGAGAAAGGCAAACTTTGAAGAGAGCAAGAAATTTAAAGAAAGGTTGCAGGCTTATAAAAAGGAAATGGCTGAGAAAGAAAATGAATCATAGCTTCGAACGGAGGACAAGGACATTCACTGAATGCTATTTTGCTGCAATCCTGTGCTTCAACTTTGTGAAACGAAGTTCCGGACTTGTCTTTACTTCATGTTTACATCACATATCTACCGTTATAAGATTACAGCTGAGGTCATATAATCTATTTAGAAGTTCAAATTTCCCTCTCTGGCTGTTGCTATTCATGGTTAGTCTATTCCCATCATATATATAGACAATAAATCTTGCTCCAAGTTGGTGTTGTACTGTAAAAACTACTATATGAAATCTTTTTTTTACTTCTTGAAACTTCTGTATGAAATCTTCACAACTATGAAATGAGTGGCAAGTAAATCCAGTATGTTTTCTGGTACTTTGCTTCTGGAATTAACTTATTATATGTATAGGCACCGTCCTATAAGGTAGGAAAGTA from Triticum urartu cultivar G1812 unplaced genomic scaffold, Tu2.1 TuUngrouped_contig_5673, whole genome shotgun sequence encodes the following:
- the LOC125529538 gene encoding COX assembly mitochondrial protein 2 homolog, with translation MHPHLTLHRHPMCAEIIEEFQKCHVDHPIKKFFGECTDLKIKLDRCFRQEKAVKRKANFEESKKFKERLQAYKKEMAEKENES